Genomic window (Chondrocystis sp. NIES-4102):
TCCTAAGTCTGTTTCCACATCAAACCGATTTTTCTGATTTAATCTATCTGCATGTTTATTTTGAATTATGAAAGCAGGATGAATTAAAGGAAATCGCATAGCGGATGTAGATAGATTAGCAAAAGAACCATCTTCTAAAGTATGAGTTCCATCCAGACCAAAACCAATATTCGAGACTAGGTTAACATTTGGCACAATTGACAACCCATTTTGCACCCAACAAGCAAATAACCAGCGATAAAACCAACTATCCTTATTACCTTCGTAGGTAAGCTGAAAGTATTTTCCCCAATATTTCGCAGCTTTATTAGTCACCAAATGTTCCGCTAAAAAATTGCTGTTGCCTAATTTTGACCACAATTTCATCTCAAAATCATAATATTTCCATGCCCTTTTCCAAGTAGCCCATCCCCAGCAATCATGATAGCAAGAGTGATAATAACTATAATCTGTTACTTTAACTCCAAACTGAAAGTTAGTTCCCGCTATGGACATAATTCGTTGATCATAGCGATAATATTCCAATAATTCTTCACAATACTGAAAGAAAGATGGATGTGGTAAACAGTCATCCTCAAGAATAATAGCTTCAGATACCTGATCAAAAACCCAATTTAAACCAGTTGTAATTCTTTTTGCACAACCTAAATTTACTTCAGCATAGTTTTTTAACACTTCGCAGTCCCAGTCTACTTGATTGATAATCTCTCTTGCTGCTGCACATTTTTCTGCTTCCGCCAGATTATTGGAACGAGGCGCATCGGCAATGACTAATAATTTGGGAGGCTTGGCTTGGCGAATTGCCTCAAATACTTTTTGAGTTGTATCAGGTCGTCTAAAAATTATAAAAACAATTGGGGTTTTAAGCTGAAAATCAGACATCTTTCTTTTGCTCTAGGAATCTAACTAAAATTAATTATTTTTTGAACTTTTTTAGCAGAAGATAATATATAAGCAGAAAGTTGACCTAATTTAGAAGAATTAATGTTTTTAAAGTCTTCAACTTGTTGAGCAAATAAATATCCTTGGTCTTCAATTAAACCATGTAAAAGCTCGTTAGCATAATCATAAAGTTCCAAATCAAACTGATTTTTATCGCGGATAAGATCTAAAGTTGTTTGGGGAATGGAATCTTTAGAAAGTCTTTGCTTATTTTTGTTTTTAACTTCATAGTAAATGTTTTGCCAACCAAAAGTTTTTTTCAATAGTATTAAGGTTTTATCAAACTCCTCTACTGTACCAACCACAGCATAATTACTTTTTAAGTTATTTTTTGCCAACTCTAAAGTTTCCCTAGTACATGGATAATTTTTAATATCTAGATTTGCTTCATTGATATTTTTGGCTAAAAATCTTGTTTGATAATTATCTTCCCCAGCCCAACATACAAAATCTTCGAGAGATACTTTTTCCTCTTTAAGCCTTTGATGAAATGGGTGATCCTTACTCTTTCGTAAAAAGAAATAATTAGAAATAGCCCTATCAATAGGATCTCGCAGTAAAGTAAAATAGGTACATG
Coding sequences:
- a CDS encoding hemolytic protein HlpA-like protein, with protein sequence MSDFQLKTPIVFIIFRRPDTTQKVFEAIRQAKPPKLLVIADAPRSNNLAEAEKCAAAREIINQVDWDCEVLKNYAEVNLGCAKRITTGLNWVFDQVSEAIILEDDCLPHPSFFQYCEELLEYYRYDQRIMSIAGTNFQFGVKVTDYSYYHSCYHDCWGWATWKRAWKYYDFEMKLWSKLGNSNFLAEHLVTNKAAKYWGKYFQLTYEGNKDSWFYRWLFACWVQNGLSIVPNVNLVSNIGFGLDGTHTLEDGSFANLSTSAMRFPLIHPAFIIQNKHADRLNQKNRFDVETDLGIRVKKKANKILNKLIKR